The Phycisphaeraceae bacterium genome contains the following window.
GCGGCGGCGGTATTACTGGCGTGGTCGCTGGGCATGCCGCTCTCCGGCGACGGGCATTCGGCGCAAGGCGCATTCGGCGCGAACTTTGTGAAGATTGACACTCCCGACGATGCGCTGCGAACGTATGTCGATCGCGGCCGCGAAGCGGGAACGGTGATCGGCCTGATTCCTGAAACCCATGTGATTGAAACCCGCACACTGCCCGACGGGTCTGGGATCGAAGTGATTTTTGTGCGCCAGATCGTTGAGCGGCAGCAGTTGCGCGACATGTTTCGGATGATCGAGGACGAAGCAGGGAATCTTGTGCCCATTCCGGCGCCGCGTGTCCGCCACGCGGGGATGGCGTACTGAGCAGAAATGTTGACGGGCTGGCGCGGCAGGCTCATCTATAGAGAGTGCGGACGCGGTGCCCGCGACAATCAGGGTCGCGATAAACAGGGTATTGATGGGAGGTTTGCGATGAACAAGCGACAAATCGTGTGGAGTGGGATTTCGATTGGAGCACTGGTTGCGGCGGCCGGCGCGGTCGGGCCAGAGCATGCCCAGGTGCGGTCGGAGGCGGCCCTATTCGTGACGAATGCCGCTCCGGATCAGGTGACGCAAACGAGTATTGAACTCATGGTGCGCGATGGCGAGCCGTTGAAGGTGTTGCTCAATGGCAAAGCGGTGCCAACGGAGCAGATTCAGCGGAACGGCGACACCGTGACAATTCTTGCCGATGATGGCTCCGTTGCCCATGTGCAGCAGACCGTCAGGCTGGATGGCTCGCACTTTCTTCAGCCAGGCGAGCCGAAGCCATTGCCGGTGATGGTGGGCATTCGCATGAGCGAGCCGAGCGAGTCGCTTCGATCGCAGCTGAAGCTTGGGGACCGCCGGGTGATTCTGATTGAAGAAGCGATCCCGGGGCTTCCAGCGGCTGAGGCGGGAATTCGCACACACGACATCATCGTCGCGATTGATGGCAATGATGATGTGACGCCGGAAGTGCTGCAGAAAGCGTTGATGAGCAAGAAGCCCGGAGACGTGGTGCAGATGCGGGTGTTGCGCGGTGGCGAACGCGAGACTTTTAGGGTTGTGGTCAAGCAGTTCGACGCATCGCGGATGGGGATGGCCGAATCGCCGATTGCGGGATCGGGATTGAGGGCGGCACAAGTGCCACCCGCGCCGTCAGCGGCTACGGGAAAGCAGGAAGTGGAACTCAAAAATATTCTGGAGCGCGTGCGCTCGCAGGTGAACGACGAAAAACTGCGTGCCGAGCTCGAGCGCGTGTTGGTTGAAGCAATGCGTGCTTCAGAGTCGGCGCGAGCCGCAGCGGCACAACTTCATGGGCAGTATCTCGAACTGAGGCCTCAGGTTCGGGACAATATGGTGGAAATATCTCCACGGGTCATGACGATTCCCAATCCGACCGGGCGGGACGGAACCTTCGTGATTGACGACAAGAATCGGGTGATCGAGATTCCCGAGCGCTTTGCTGGACGTTTTGAGGCAATGATCCCCGAGCG
Protein-coding sequences here:
- a CDS encoding PDZ domain-containing protein — encoded protein: MNKRQIVWSGISIGALVAAAGAVGPEHAQVRSEAALFVTNAAPDQVTQTSIELMVRDGEPLKVLLNGKAVPTEQIQRNGDTVTILADDGSVAHVQQTVRLDGSHFLQPGEPKPLPVMVGIRMSEPSESLRSQLKLGDRRVILIEEAIPGLPAAEAGIRTHDIIVAIDGNDDVTPEVLQKALMSKKPGDVVQMRVLRGGERETFRVVVKQFDASRMGMAESPIAGSGLRAAQVPPAPSAATGKQEVELKNILERVRSQVNDEKLRAELERVLVEAMRASESARAAAAQLHGQYLELRPQVRDNMVEISPRVMTIPNPTGRDGTFVIDDKNRVIEIPERFAGRFEAMIPERETLERRLAELEKRMEGLSEQMEARMNRLIQRFEVMADQLERKLRSEN